In one window of Saprospiraceae bacterium DNA:
- a CDS encoding tandem-95 repeat protein, translating to MKTLKFGNLLDNDSLSADGNNRLQLKGVNGGASHGQVISHESGYFRYLPQANYYGPDEFVYILCDRNNDCVEAVVSLQVHSVNDLPISEDDVFTFNEDESLLSAVSTNDNPSGDGGNRWNLNGLNGGAAHGTVTMDLQGSIQYTPKENYYGADLFTYTLCDINNDCVSARVYIQINPINDLPVSYDDVVSLQQAQIYFGDVSGNDLMSGDGGNEWLLELNRGLAQHGTVTFNGDGHYTYSPDPNYYGTDEFTYKLCDVDGDCSEARVSLNIAQIVGTGQTEGLQELLVSPNPVYENAQLTLKGFSGPVSCSIYNAMGIQLFDSGLLNAHELFNLNIDASSFQAGIYLVELKGEHLHLVRKIVKH from the coding sequence ATGAAGACTCTGAAATTTGGTAATTTATTGGATAATGATTCACTCAGTGCTGATGGAAATAATCGTCTTCAACTTAAAGGCGTTAATGGAGGCGCTTCCCATGGTCAAGTAATCAGTCATGAATCGGGATACTTCCGATATTTACCTCAGGCCAATTATTATGGCCCTGATGAATTTGTATACATCCTTTGCGATCGGAATAATGATTGTGTTGAAGCGGTAGTTTCACTCCAGGTGCATTCGGTGAATGATCTTCCAATAAGTGAGGATGATGTATTTACGTTTAATGAAGATGAGTCATTACTAAGTGCAGTAAGCACAAACGACAATCCAAGTGGTGATGGAGGGAATCGATGGAATTTGAATGGGTTGAACGGAGGTGCAGCACATGGAACAGTTACTATGGATCTTCAAGGAAGCATACAGTATACTCCAAAGGAAAACTATTATGGAGCCGATTTATTCACTTATACCCTGTGCGATATAAATAACGACTGTGTATCAGCAAGGGTTTATATCCAAATAAATCCTATAAATGATTTGCCTGTGAGCTATGACGATGTAGTTTCATTGCAACAGGCGCAAATTTATTTTGGCGACGTGAGTGGCAATGACTTGATGAGTGGTGATGGAGGAAATGAATGGTTGCTTGAATTGAATCGTGGACTTGCGCAACACGGTACCGTAACTTTTAATGGAGATGGCCATTATACCTATTCTCCTGATCCAAATTATTATGGAACAGATGAATTCACTTATAAACTTTGCGATGTGGATGGTGATTGTTCTGAAGCCAGGGTGTCTTTAAATATTGCGCAGATTGTTGGCACAGGACAAACGGAAGGATTGCAAGAGCTATTGGTCAGCCCCAATCCCGTATATGAAAATGCTCAACTTACGTTAAAAGGATTTTCAGGACCGGTGAGTTGTTCCATCTACAATGCCATGGGTATTCAATTATTCGATTCCGGATTGTTGAATGCTCATGAATTATTTAATTTGAATATAGATGCATCTTCATTTCAGGCAGGAATTTATTTGGTTGAATTGAAAGGTGAGCATTTGCATCTGGTCAGAAAAATAGTAAAGCACTAG
- a CDS encoding caspase family protein: MISLRNSIRKIYLIISYCSILSSGLLAQTKGAQIKTPSPQSGGGRGEAYAVVIGISDYQDPGIPDLRFADKDAEAFANYLRSDAGGNLDNDHLKVLINENATMAQFANALDWLWEVCKEGDQAIIYFSGHGDVEKKV; this comes from the coding sequence ATGATCAGCTTGAGAAATAGCATCCGCAAAATTTATCTGATCATTTCTTATTGTTCCATTTTAAGCTCTGGCTTGTTAGCCCAAACCAAAGGGGCCCAAATCAAAACCCCCTCTCCACAGAGTGGCGGGGGCCGGGGTGAGGCCTACGCTGTCGTCATCGGCATCTCCGACTACCAGGACCCCGGCATTCCTGATTTGCGTTTTGCTGATAAAGACGCAGAGGCTTTTGCTAATTATTTGAGGAGTGATGCAGGTGGTAATCTGGATAATGATCATTTAAAAGTATTGATCAATGAAAATGCAACCATGGCCCAATTTGCCAATGCATTGGATTGGTTATGGGAGGTATGTAAAGAAGGAGACCAGGCTATTATTTATTTTTCCGGGCATGGAGATGTAGAGAAAAAAGTTTGA
- a CDS encoding tetratricopeptide repeat protein yields the protein MSPIKYMVPLYFIILFGLRAQEMDSATILFQADGLFTLSVKYLNESKLNEAEVAATGAKNLVIKHMGKDVPFLACINTHLAFICNTKSNYDEAEAISTETLKLIDKYPELKDSLYVKNLSNIANSNYYKGDYQIAIASYSSSAELA from the coding sequence ATGAGCCCTATAAAGTACATGGTTCCTTTGTATTTTATTATTTTATTTGGACTTAGAGCCCAGGAAATGGATTCAGCTACCATCCTGTTTCAGGCTGATGGCTTATTCACTCTTTCTGTAAAATACTTGAATGAAAGCAAACTTAACGAAGCAGAAGTTGCGGCTACGGGAGCAAAAAATCTGGTGATTAAACATATGGGTAAGGATGTACCATTTTTAGCCTGTATCAACACCCACCTGGCATTTATTTGTAATACCAAAAGCAATTATGATGAGGCAGAGGCTATATCCACAGAAACATTGAAATTGATTGATAAATATCCGGAATTGAAAGATTCCTTGTATGTAAAAAATTTATCAAATATTGCAAATAGTAATTATTATAAAGGTGATTATCAGATAGCGATAGCCTCATATTCAAGCTCGGCGGAGCTCGCTTGA